Proteins encoded by one window of Fusobacterium sp.:
- a CDS encoding FAD-dependent oxidoreductase, with product MGIKKWRCTICGEEFEGDTPPEVCPVCGAGREAFKKIENKKENSDSNKVEKIVIVGGGIAAVSTADAVRSKNKVAEIRIISKENTMPYYRTMLTEHLHADMPEEKLKIKKDSWYKEKNIELITGDTAVSIILKDKKIVLLSGKEYSYDKLILATGSECFIPPIKNAALEGVFTIRSMKDIENVKEYAKKCKRAVVIGGGVLGLEAAWGLKELGLEVSVIEMMQRILPKQLDEKGSKILEQAIIRSGVKVYKGIVVDHLEGDEKVSSIVLEKGEHIMADLVVISAGILPNKQLAADTGIQTGRGIIVNEKMETSEKDIYACGDAAEYEGKVIGLWQVAMEQGKTAGLNISGGNAVYKEQIQPLNFDGMNIKLISIGLIGNGKESEEFVEDIDTKKNIYKKLYFEENKLKGAILIGDVSKGITIIKSVRENVEKDIVLEKIYS from the coding sequence ATGGGAATAAAAAAATGGAGATGTACAATATGTGGAGAAGAGTTTGAAGGAGATACTCCTCCAGAAGTGTGTCCTGTATGTGGAGCTGGAAGAGAAGCTTTTAAAAAAATAGAAAATAAAAAGGAAAACTCTGATTCAAATAAAGTTGAAAAAATAGTTATAGTTGGTGGCGGAATAGCAGCTGTGTCAACGGCAGATGCAGTTAGAAGTAAAAATAAAGTGGCAGAAATAAGAATAATAAGTAAAGAAAATACAATGCCTTACTATAGAACTATGCTTACGGAACATCTTCATGCGGATATGCCAGAAGAAAAACTGAAGATAAAAAAAGATAGTTGGTATAAGGAAAAGAATATAGAGTTAATTACAGGAGATACAGCAGTATCTATAATATTAAAGGATAAAAAGATAGTATTATTAAGTGGTAAGGAATATTCTTATGATAAACTGATACTGGCAACTGGATCAGAATGTTTTATACCACCTATAAAAAATGCTGCTTTAGAAGGTGTTTTTACTATAAGAAGCATGAAAGATATAGAAAATGTAAAAGAATATGCAAAAAAATGTAAAAGAGCAGTTGTTATAGGAGGAGGAGTTCTTGGGTTAGAAGCAGCATGGGGATTAAAAGAATTGGGATTAGAGGTCTCTGTAATAGAAATGATGCAAAGAATTTTACCTAAACAGCTGGATGAAAAAGGGTCTAAAATATTGGAACAAGCTATAATTCGCTCTGGAGTAAAAGTATATAAAGGTATTGTTGTAGATCATTTAGAAGGAGATGAAAAAGTCTCATCTATTGTCCTTGAAAAAGGAGAACATATTATGGCTGATTTAGTAGTTATAAGTGCAGGAATACTTCCAAATAAACAACTTGCTGCAGATACTGGGATTCAAACTGGAAGGGGAATAATTGTAAATGAGAAAATGGAAACATCAGAAAAAGATATTTATGCTTGTGGAGATGCAGCTGAATATGAAGGAAAAGTAATAGGACTTTGGCAGGTAGCTATGGAACAGGGAAAAACAGCAGGATTAAATATAAGTGGAGGTAATGCTGTTTATAAAGAGCAAATTCAACCTCTCAATTTTGATGGAATGAATATTAAACTTATTTCTATCGGTTTGATTGGAAATGGAAAGGAAAGTGAAGAATTTGTTGAAGATATAGACACTAAAAAAAATATTTATAAAAAATTATATTTTGAAGAAAATAAGTTAAAAGGTGCCATATTAATAGGAGATGTTTCAAAAGGTATCACAATAATTAAAAGTGTCAGAGAAAATGTCGAAAAGGACATCGTTTTAGAAAAAATATACTCTTAA
- the thrS gene encoding threonine--tRNA ligase, giving the protein MKVELPSGDIKEFEGQANMFEIAKSISNSLAKKAVAVKIDGIPMDMATILDRDAKVEFISADSEEGEEIIRHSTAHLMAQAVIRLFPGTKVAIGPAIENGFYYDFDPKEQFTEEDLVKIEAEMKKIVKENEKVERVMMTREEAIEHFEKLGEIYKVEIIKEIAQGEILSFYKQGEFMDLCRGPHVPSTSYLKAFKLKSVAGAYWRGDSNNKMLQRIYGFAFSDEAKLKAYLTLLEEAERRDHRKLGKELDLFFVSEYGPGFPIFLPKGMVIRNTLIDLWRREHTLAGYQEISTPIMLNKELWEISGHWFNYRENMYTSTIDETEFAIKPMNCPGGILAYKYQLHSYKDFPIRCGELGTVHRHEFSGALHGLMRVRSFTQDDAHIFMTPDQIEAEIIGVVELIDKFYSKLFGFEYHIELSTKPEKAIGSDDIWEKAEAALAGALDKIGKPYKLNPGDGAFYGPKLDFKIKDAIGRTWQCGTVQLDFNLPERFDISYIGEDGEKHRPVMIHRVVYGSIERFIGILIEHFAGAFPLWLAPTQVKILTINDEVVPYAKEIFKALQERGIRAEVDDRTESIGYKIREANGKYKVPVQLILGKNEIENKEVNIRKFGSQQQESMKLDKFLDIIVDEAKIRFDK; this is encoded by the coding sequence ATGAAAGTAGAATTACCAAGCGGAGATATAAAAGAATTTGAGGGACAAGCTAATATGTTTGAAATAGCAAAGAGTATCAGTAATTCTTTAGCAAAAAAAGCAGTAGCTGTTAAAATAGATGGAATACCAATGGATATGGCAACAATTTTAGATAGAGATGCAAAAGTGGAATTTATATCTGCTGACAGTGAAGAAGGAGAAGAAATAATAAGACATTCAACAGCTCATTTAATGGCACAAGCTGTTATTAGATTATTTCCAGGAACAAAAGTAGCAATAGGACCTGCAATTGAAAATGGTTTTTATTATGATTTTGATCCAAAAGAGCAATTTACAGAGGAAGATTTAGTAAAAATTGAAGCTGAAATGAAAAAAATAGTGAAAGAAAATGAAAAAGTTGAAAGAGTTATGATGACTAGAGAAGAGGCTATAGAACATTTTGAAAAATTAGGTGAGATATATAAAGTAGAAATCATAAAAGAAATAGCTCAAGGAGAAATTCTTTCTTTCTATAAGCAAGGAGAATTTATGGATTTATGTAGAGGACCTCATGTACCATCTACATCTTATTTAAAAGCTTTTAAATTAAAATCAGTTGCAGGAGCTTATTGGAGAGGAGACTCTAATAATAAGATGCTTCAAAGAATATATGGATTTGCCTTTTCTGATGAAGCTAAATTAAAAGCATATTTAACTCTTTTGGAAGAAGCTGAAAGAAGAGATCATAGAAAATTAGGAAAAGAGTTAGATCTATTCTTTGTAAGTGAATATGGACCAGGGTTTCCAATATTTCTTCCGAAAGGGATGGTAATTAGAAATACTCTTATAGATCTTTGGAGAAGAGAACATACTCTTGCAGGATATCAGGAAATTAGTACTCCAATAATGCTGAACAAAGAATTATGGGAAATTTCTGGACACTGGTTTAATTATAGAGAAAATATGTATACTTCCACAATAGACGAAACTGAATTTGCTATAAAACCTATGAACTGCCCAGGTGGTATTTTAGCATATAAATATCAATTGCATTCATACAAGGATTTTCCAATTAGATGTGGAGAATTGGGAACAGTTCATAGACATGAATTTTCAGGAGCTCTACATGGTCTTATGAGAGTAAGATCATTTACTCAAGATGATGCTCATATATTTATGACTCCAGATCAAATAGAAGCTGAAATCATAGGAGTAGTTGAGCTAATAGATAAATTTTACAGTAAATTATTTGGATTTGAATATCATATTGAATTATCAACTAAGCCAGAAAAAGCAATTGGATCAGATGACATATGGGAAAAAGCAGAAGCTGCACTTGCTGGAGCTCTTGACAAAATTGGAAAACCATATAAATTAAATCCTGGTGATGGAGCTTTCTATGGACCTAAATTAGATTTTAAAATAAAAGATGCTATTGGAAGAACTTGGCAATGTGGAACTGTTCAGTTAGATTTTAATCTTCCAGAAAGATTTGATATCAGTTATATTGGAGAAGATGGAGAGAAACATAGACCTGTAATGATTCATAGAGTTGTTTATGGTTCAATAGAAAGATTTATAGGGATTCTCATTGAACACTTTGCAGGAGCTTTTCCTTTATGGCTAGCACCTACTCAAGTTAAGATTTTGACTATCAATGATGAAGTGGTGCCTTATGCTAAAGAAATATTTAAAGCTCTTCAAGAAAGAGGGATCAGAGCAGAGGTTGATGATAGAACAGAATCTATTGGATATAAAATCAGAGAAGCTAATGGAAAATATAAAGTTCCTGTACAACTTATATTAGGTAAAAATGAAATTGAAAATAAAGAAGTAAATATAAGAAAATTTGGTTCTCAACAACAAGAATCTATGAAATTAGATAAATTCTTAGATATTATTGTTGATGAAGCCAAAATAAGATTTGATAAATAA
- the tsaB gene encoding tRNA (adenosine(37)-N6)-threonylcarbamoyltransferase complex dimerization subunit type 1 TsaB, translating to MLVLAIDTATKIGSVALYDDKIGIIGELNLYVKVNHSNVIMKAIDSLFELSGYKIKDVDKIVVTIGPGSFTGIRIGVAIAKGLAYSLKKPIIGINELDVLAELGEEREELIVPLIDARKERVYYSQYKYENKKLIRKEEYKDGELRDILENLKDKKVVFIGDGAVVNQEVIKEIMGNENIIFSKAGSIPRAAVAAQMALVHTDDNIYTLEPFYINKSQAEREKEERERNK from the coding sequence ATGTTGGTTTTAGCAATTGATACTGCTACAAAGATAGGAAGTGTAGCTTTATATGATGATAAAATTGGAATAATAGGAGAATTAAACTTATATGTTAAAGTAAATCATTCAAATGTAATAATGAAAGCTATAGATTCTTTATTTGAATTATCTGGATATAAGATAAAAGATGTGGATAAAATAGTTGTAACAATAGGGCCAGGATCTTTCACAGGAATAAGGATAGGGGTGGCAATAGCAAAAGGGCTTGCTTATTCTCTAAAGAAACCTATTATTGGAATAAATGAATTAGATGTCTTGGCAGAATTGGGGGAAGAAAGAGAAGAATTAATAGTTCCTCTTATTGATGCAAGAAAAGAGAGAGTATATTATTCTCAATATAAGTATGAAAATAAAAAATTAATAAGAAAAGAAGAATATAAAGATGGAGAATTGAGAGATATACTTGAAAATTTAAAAGATAAAAAAGTTGTATTTATAGGAGATGGAGCTGTAGTTAATCAAGAAGTTATAAAAGAAATTATGGGGAATGAAAATATTATATTTTCTAAAGCAGGTTCTATTCCAAGAGCTGCTGTAGCAGCTCAAATGGCTTTAGTGCATACAGATGATAATATATATACATTAGAACCTTTTTATATAAATAAATCACAGGCAGAGAGAGAAAAAGAAGAAAGAGAAAGAAACAAATAA
- the trxA gene encoding thioredoxin has translation MSSLINLNEITFEEEVINNKGIVIVDFWAEWCGPCKVLAPILEEISEERKVKIYKVNVDENPSLAGQFGIKSIPTMVVFENGIRVDQVVGLRPKEEIKEKLAVY, from the coding sequence GTGAGCAGTTTAATCAATCTAAATGAGATTACTTTTGAAGAAGAAGTTATAAATAATAAAGGGATTGTAATTGTGGATTTTTGGGCTGAATGGTGTGGACCTTGCAAAGTGCTTGCTCCAATTTTAGAAGAGATTTCTGAAGAGAGAAAAGTAAAAATATACAAAGTCAATGTTGATGAAAATCCAAGTCTGGCAGGACAGTTTGGAATAAAAAGTATTCCTACTATGGTGGTTTTTGAAAATGGAATAAGAGTAGATCAAGTAGTTGGATTGAGACCTAAAGAAGAAATAAAAGAAAAATTAGCTGTATATTAA
- the mutS gene encoding DNA mismatch repair protein MutS, producing the protein MTGDTPLMSQYKEIKEQNKDNLLFFRLGDFYEMFFDDAVIASKELGLTLTSRNREKGQDVPLAGVPYHSVSSYIAKLVNKGYKVAICEQVEDPKSVKGIVKREVVRVITPGTVIDTDYLDEKSNNYLMGIKIDGNKGAIAYLDITTGEFKASELEGEDIIFKLLGEINKTAPKEILLEEKTYDKYYEELKKHNTLSDINISKIIEKRKCEDYLKDYFKVISLESFGLKDKKMAVTISATVLNYVVELQKGKELPVNNILYTSSENIMELNITTQKNLDIVDNYREKNGTGTLLWVIDECMTSMGSRLLKKFIKNPLLDIEKINERQKDISFFIENVLLREEIREKLKSIYDIERIIGKLVLETENGRDMISLKISIKNSLEILKLLQGNSIFSIEVKTLIDIYNLIEKTIVDEPPFSVREGGIIRQGYNEMLDELHGLSKDGKDYILEIENRERERTGIKGLKIKYNKVFGYFIEVTRANSHLVPTDYIRKQTLANAERYIVPDLKEYEEKVLNAKDKIENLEYQLFKEVAYEIKSHKEILQDLAYKIAYLDVASNLAHIAIKNSYIQPEIHEGKDIEIIAGRHPIVEKLIPAGEYVKNNIVFDDNKEMIILTGPNMSGKSTYMKQVALIIIMAHIGSYVPANYAKIGLVDKIFTRIGASDDLLTGQSTFMLEMSEVANIVNSATNRSFIILDEIGRGTSTFDGISIATSITEYIHERIGAKTIFATHYHELTQLEDKLDRAENYRIEVKENDKEIVFLREIVKGGADKSYGIEVARLAGLPKEILDRSKSVLKNLEDRKRIIEKKLKGEQLILFGTPQKEEPTEEEKNNLKGKELTKEQKIVMRVLEELDLNGMTPLEALLKLNELKKILNRS; encoded by the coding sequence GTGACTGGAGATACACCTTTAATGAGTCAATACAAAGAAATAAAAGAACAAAATAAGGATAATCTTCTTTTTTTTCGTTTAGGAGATTTTTATGAGATGTTTTTTGATGATGCAGTTATAGCTTCAAAAGAACTGGGATTGACATTGACAAGCAGAAACAGAGAAAAAGGTCAAGATGTACCTCTTGCTGGAGTTCCTTATCATTCAGTATCTTCATATATAGCTAAGTTGGTTAATAAAGGATATAAAGTAGCTATCTGTGAGCAAGTGGAAGATCCTAAAAGTGTAAAAGGAATAGTAAAAAGAGAAGTTGTAAGAGTCATAACACCAGGAACTGTTATTGACACAGATTATCTTGATGAAAAAAGTAATAATTATCTTATGGGGATAAAAATAGATGGGAATAAAGGAGCAATAGCTTATTTAGATATCACAACTGGAGAATTTAAAGCTAGTGAATTAGAAGGAGAAGATATAATATTTAAACTTCTAGGTGAAATAAACAAAACTGCTCCTAAAGAGATATTGCTAGAAGAAAAAACTTATGATAAATATTATGAAGAATTAAAAAAGCATAATACCTTATCAGATATCAATATAAGTAAAATAATTGAAAAAAGAAAGTGTGAAGATTATCTTAAAGATTATTTTAAAGTGATATCATTGGAAAGTTTTGGATTAAAAGATAAAAAAATGGCTGTTACAATATCAGCAACTGTTTTGAATTATGTAGTAGAACTGCAAAAAGGAAAAGAACTTCCTGTAAATAATATATTATATACCAGCAGTGAAAATATAATGGAGCTTAACATAACTACTCAAAAAAATCTAGATATAGTAGATAATTATAGAGAAAAAAATGGAACAGGAACACTTTTATGGGTAATAGATGAATGTATGACTTCTATGGGAAGTAGGCTTCTGAAAAAATTTATAAAAAATCCTCTTCTTGATATAGAAAAAATAAATGAGAGACAAAAAGATATATCTTTTTTTATTGAAAATGTGCTTCTTAGAGAGGAAATTAGAGAAAAATTAAAAAGTATATATGATATAGAAAGAATAATAGGAAAGCTTGTTCTTGAAACTGAAAATGGAAGAGATATGATTTCACTGAAAATTTCAATAAAAAATTCATTAGAAATATTAAAACTTTTACAAGGAAATTCAATATTCTCTATTGAAGTAAAAACCTTGATTGATATATACAACTTAATAGAAAAAACTATTGTAGATGAGCCACCTTTTTCAGTGAGAGAGGGAGGGATTATCAGACAGGGATATAATGAAATGCTCGATGAACTTCATGGATTATCAAAAGATGGAAAAGATTATATTCTTGAAATAGAAAACAGAGAGAGAGAGAGAACTGGGATAAAAGGCCTTAAGATAAAATATAATAAAGTATTTGGTTATTTTATAGAGGTAACAAGAGCTAATTCACATCTAGTTCCAACAGATTATATTAGAAAACAAACTTTAGCCAATGCAGAAAGATACATAGTGCCTGATCTGAAAGAATATGAAGAAAAAGTATTAAATGCTAAAGACAAGATAGAGAATTTGGAATATCAGTTATTTAAGGAAGTTGCTTATGAGATAAAAAGTCATAAAGAGATACTTCAAGATCTGGCATATAAGATAGCATATCTTGATGTGGCAAGCAACTTGGCCCATATAGCAATAAAAAATTCATATATTCAGCCTGAAATACATGAAGGGAAAGATATAGAAATAATTGCTGGAAGGCATCCTATAGTAGAAAAGCTTATTCCAGCAGGAGAATATGTAAAAAATAACATAGTATTTGATGATAATAAAGAAATGATAATACTTACAGGGCCAAATATGTCAGGTAAATCTACTTATATGAAACAGGTAGCTTTGATCATAATTATGGCTCATATAGGATCATATGTACCAGCAAACTATGCTAAAATAGGATTGGTAGATAAAATTTTTACAAGAATAGGAGCAAGTGATGATCTTCTTACAGGGCAGTCTACATTCATGCTTGAAATGAGTGAAGTTGCTAATATAGTAAACAGTGCAACAAACAGGTCATTTATAATACTTGATGAAATAGGGAGAGGAACCTCAACTTTTGATGGTATTTCTATAGCAACATCTATTACTGAATATATTCATGAAAGAATAGGAGCAAAGACAATATTTGCAACACATTATCATGAGCTTACTCAACTGGAAGACAAACTGGACAGAGCTGAAAATTATAGAATAGAGGTAAAAGAAAATGATAAAGAGATAGTTTTCCTAAGAGAAATAGTAAAAGGTGGAGCAGATAAATCTTATGGAATAGAGGTAGCAAGACTTGCAGGTCTACCTAAAGAAATATTGGATAGATCAAAATCTGTATTAAAAAATTTAGAAGATAGAAAACGGATAATTGAGAAAAAACTAAAAGGGGAACAGCTTATACTTTTTGGAACTCCTCAAAAAGAAGAACCAACTGAAGAGGAAAAAAATAATTTAAAAGGAAAAGAACTGACGAAAGAACAGAAAATAGTTATGAGAGTATTGGAAGAGTTAGATCTTAATGGAATGACACCTTTAGAAGCCTTGTTAAAGCTTAATGAGCTGAAAAAAATATTAAATAGGAGTTAA
- the dusB gene encoding tRNA dihydrouridine synthase DusB: protein MIKIYTAPIAGVTDYTYRGILKEFKPDLLFTEMVSINALEVACEKTLKVILRLREGDSVQLFGKDTKKMVESAKFVESLGVKHIDINSGCPMKKIVNNGYGAALMEQPELVRTMLSEVRSALNDKTNLSIKIRVGYKESKNPVEIAKIAQETGCNHITVHGRTREQMYTGKADWSLIKEVKESIDIPVIGNGDIFTAEDAKERVDYSGVDGIMLARGIFGNPWLIRDIREYFEYGKILHPVTDAEKIDMAIEHTKRTEIEHPERPFIFELRKHLCWYLKGIRNTAEIKDKINHTDNYNKIIELLNKVKDNLLSEPEIVTM, encoded by the coding sequence ATGATAAAAATATATACTGCTCCTATTGCTGGAGTGACAGATTATACATATAGAGGAATTTTAAAGGAATTTAAGCCAGATCTCTTATTTACAGAAATGGTAAGTATAAATGCTTTAGAAGTAGCATGTGAAAAGACACTTAAAGTTATTTTGAGACTTAGGGAAGGAGATTCTGTACAGCTTTTTGGTAAGGATACCAAAAAAATGGTAGAGAGTGCAAAATTTGTAGAAAGCCTTGGAGTAAAGCATATAGATATAAATTCAGGATGTCCAATGAAAAAAATAGTTAATAATGGATATGGGGCAGCTCTTATGGAACAGCCAGAATTAGTAAGAACTATGCTCTCTGAAGTTAGAAGTGCTTTAAATGATAAAACAAATCTTTCTATAAAAATCAGAGTGGGCTATAAAGAAAGTAAAAATCCAGTGGAAATAGCTAAAATAGCTCAAGAAACTGGATGTAACCATATAACTGTTCATGGAAGAACAAGGGAACAAATGTATACAGGAAAAGCTGACTGGAGCCTCATAAAAGAAGTAAAAGAAAGTATAGATATACCAGTCATAGGAAATGGAGATATATTTACAGCAGAAGATGCCAAAGAGAGAGTAGATTATTCTGGAGTAGATGGAATAATGCTGGCTAGGGGTATATTTGGAAATCCTTGGTTGATAAGGGATATTAGAGAATATTTTGAATATGGAAAAATACTCCATCCAGTAACAGATGCAGAAAAAATTGATATGGCAATTGAACACACTAAAAGAACAGAGATAGAGCATCCAGAGAGACCTTTTATTTTTGAACTTAGAAAACATTTGTGTTGGTATTTAAAAGGAATAAGAAATACTGCTGAAATAAAAGATAAAATAAATCATACAGATAACTATAACAAAATAATAGAACTTTTAAATAAAGTGAAAGATAATCTTCTTTCAGAACCAGAAATAGTAACTATGTAA
- the lptC gene encoding LPS export ABC transporter periplasmic protein LptC, which produces MNKKKIYIIIFIVIIILGYLNYFKDESDPSDIKKAIETTNVIYDSEDYHVEADKQVDYVDDNETNFERAKALVKDMVISGDNVFIDKVRNLALKNNILGISPNGWKFNTEAAHYDKLKDEITSDVGVSAENAEKKVKVSGKNFITDSKMSYIELKDDVVLENEKIKLKGDIGRYSDTSKIVTLSGNIVIDGTDRENAEISGNFLNLKYSVDDKILEAWEPYDVTYDGAKLSAGNLWYQDSTEAFLITKNVTIETNGYKINVDKIQREANSNIIKFFGQITGSNGIYSFSGREAIYDMNTGELTFYGDVKATSTKGEELTADKIVYNNNTKFITAYGEKRDAVYISDNGELRSKEFRYNNETKELFADKKYDFKSQKYDSVGDKFYFNDLTKDGYIVNGTMYDKVKKQTAKGKRMDFNTETKIYMVKENSVFENQDYRLESNDITYNGITGKVETPDRYKVVSLKNNTSFTGVGAVYDENSGELVSNGVINASGRNFIASGENLTYNNKDGVGELQSKISFTNTENGTTVTGDKLLFQKDNYMELVGNLVINSEKIVAKSSRGKYNLKEEKVYIPEKIDFESHDKLTAGTMSKGVYDVKTSIFTGDNFKGKNKENDIKSDKMKYYTTENKVDFGKNTVIVTPESKLRGNSLNYNLDTEVVVSPEKYTIDYGDFTIVGSEGTFDNKQGLLKSTNADITSKTGDRFKSDKADGNLKEMRIDFIGNADGHMVHQGKRTDFTGDFARVYFKNDGGYKAIRSEIKKNAVFIQEDKRLQSDYIEADIERNLIFSRDNTKLIVTDAENGDTIVTSDTAEIDIDRDMATLIGNVYIENKNPEQGITIITSEKGIIRQKTGILDLMGNVKIENKESTIEADEGTYNMNTKKIKARGHVFINHKNN; this is translated from the coding sequence ATGAATAAGAAGAAAATCTATATAATTATTTTTATAGTTATAATAATATTAGGTTACTTAAATTATTTTAAAGATGAGAGTGATCCTTCTGATATAAAAAAAGCTATAGAAACAACTAATGTTATTTATGACAGTGAAGATTATCATGTTGAAGCAGACAAACAAGTAGATTATGTAGATGACAATGAAACAAATTTTGAAAGGGCAAAAGCTTTAGTAAAAGATATGGTAATAAGTGGGGATAATGTATTTATAGATAAAGTGAGAAATTTAGCATTAAAAAATAATATACTTGGAATAAGTCCAAATGGATGGAAGTTTAATACAGAAGCAGCTCATTATGATAAGCTAAAAGATGAAATAACATCTGATGTTGGAGTATCAGCAGAAAATGCTGAAAAGAAAGTAAAAGTTTCTGGAAAGAATTTTATTACTGACAGTAAAATGAGCTATATAGAATTAAAAGATGATGTAGTTTTGGAAAATGAAAAAATAAAATTAAAAGGGGATATAGGTAGATATAGCGACACTAGTAAAATAGTTACACTTTCAGGAAATATAGTTATTGATGGAACAGATAGAGAAAATGCTGAGATATCTGGAAATTTTCTTAATTTGAAATACTCAGTAGATGACAAAATTCTTGAAGCATGGGAACCTTATGATGTAACTTATGATGGAGCAAAACTTTCGGCAGGAAATTTATGGTATCAAGACAGTACAGAAGCCTTTTTGATTACAAAGAATGTAACAATAGAAACTAATGGATATAAAATTAATGTTGACAAGATACAGAGAGAGGCAAACAGCAACATAATTAAATTTTTTGGACAAATAACTGGAAGCAATGGAATATATTCTTTTTCTGGTAGGGAAGCAATTTATGATATGAATACTGGAGAATTAACTTTTTATGGAGATGTAAAAGCTACATCAACAAAGGGAGAAGAACTGACAGCAGATAAAATAGTATATAATAACAATACTAAATTTATAACTGCATATGGAGAAAAAAGAGATGCAGTATATATTTCAGATAATGGAGAATTAAGAAGTAAAGAATTTAGATATAACAATGAAACTAAAGAGCTGTTTGCAGATAAAAAATATGATTTTAAAAGTCAAAAATATGACAGTGTTGGAGATAAATTCTATTTTAATGATTTAACAAAAGATGGATATATAGTAAATGGAACTATGTATGATAAAGTTAAGAAACAAACTGCCAAAGGAAAAAGAATGGATTTTAATACAGAAACAAAGATATATATGGTGAAAGAAAATTCTGTATTTGAAAATCAAGATTATAGATTGGAAAGTAATGATATAACATATAATGGAATTACTGGAAAAGTAGAAACACCAGATAGATATAAAGTGGTATCTCTAAAAAATAATACATCTTTTACTGGAGTTGGAGCTGTATATGATGAAAATTCAGGAGAATTAGTAAGTAATGGAGTAATAAATGCTTCTGGAAGAAATTTTATTGCCAGTGGAGAAAATCTTACATATAATAATAAAGATGGAGTGGGAGAACTTCAAAGTAAAATTTCTTTTACAAATACTGAAAATGGAACAACAGTAACTGGAGATAAACTTTTATTTCAAAAAGATAATTACATGGAACTTGTAGGGAATCTTGTAATAAATAGTGAAAAAATAGTAGCAAAATCATCAAGAGGAAAGTATAATTTGAAGGAAGAAAAAGTATATATTCCTGAAAAAATAGACTTTGAAAGTCATGATAAATTAACAGCAGGAACTATGTCAAAGGGAGTATATGATGTAAAAACTTCCATATTTACTGGGGATAATTTCAAAGGGAAAAATAAAGAAAATGATATAAAGAGCGACAAAATGAAATATTATACAACTGAAAACAAGGTAGACTTTGGAAAAAATACTGTTATAGTAACTCCAGAAAGTAAATTGAGAGGAAACAGTCTTAATTATAATCTTGATACTGAAGTGGTTGTTTCTCCTGAAAAATATACAATAGATTATGGAGATTTTACTATTGTTGGAAGTGAAGGAACATTTGATAATAAGCAAGGATTATTAAAAAGTACAAATGCAGATATAACTTCTAAAACTGGAGATAGATTCAAATCAGATAAAGCAGATGGAAATCTGAAAGAGATGAGAATAGACTTTATAGGGAATGCTGATGGACATATGGTTCATCAAGGAAAACGTACAGATTTTACAGGAGATTTTGCTAGAGTATATTTCAAAAATGATGGTGGATATAAAGCAATAAGAAGTGAAATTAAAAAGAATGCAGTATTTATTCAAGAGGATAAGAGACTTCAATCTGATTATATTGAAGCAGATATAGAGAGAAATCTTATTTTTTCAAGAGATAATACAAAACTTATAGTAACTGATGCTGAAAATGGAGATACAATTGTAACTTCTGATACTGCAGAAATAGATATTGACAGAGATATGGCTACTTTAATTGGGAATGTTTATATTGAAAATAAAAATCCTGAGCAGGGAATTACAATCATTACTTCTGAAAAAGGAATTATCAGACAAAAAACTGGTATATTGGATCTTATGGGAAATGTAAAAATTGAAAATAAAGAGTCTACAATAGAAGCAGATGAAGGAACTTATAATATGAATACAAAAAAAATAAAAGCAAGAGGTCATGTATTTATAAATCATAAAAATAATTAA